A genomic region of Salvelinus namaycush isolate Seneca chromosome 7, SaNama_1.0, whole genome shotgun sequence contains the following coding sequences:
- the LOC120051555 gene encoding zinc finger protein 665-like isoform X1 yields the protein MQRGENLYSCTACEKSFTTSRDLTVPEHTGEKPYSCTDCGKCFNRSSKLTIHQRVHTGEKPYSCSDCGSSFSQYGHLKSHQRIHTGEKPYFCADCGNSFTTSRALTIHQRVHTGEKPYFCSDCGKSFSRLDTLKNHQLIHEGQKPYSCSDCGKCFIKSAKLTIHQRVHTGEKPYTCSDCGESFSRLDALKSHQLIHKGQKPYVCSDCGKSFSQLGNLKTHQRIHSGEKPFSCSDCGKGFSVSGNLKTHQRIHKGEKPFSCSDCGKSFSMSGNLKTHLRIHKGEKPYSCSDCGKCFKTSAEVNVHWRTHTGEKPYHCDCGKSFSRLNTLKTHQRIHTGEKPFSCSVCGKSFSVSCNLKTHQRIHTGEKPFSCSDCGKSFSISGNLKTHQCIHKGEKPHSCSDRGKC from the coding sequence atGCAAAGAGGAGAGAATCTGTATTCCTGCACTGCCTGTGAGAAGAGCTTCACAACATCAAGGGATCTGACAGTTCCAGAGCACACTGGAGAAAAGCCTTACTCCTGCACCGACTGTGGGAAATGCTTCAATAGATCATCTAAATTAACCATTCATCAGAGAGTGCACacgggagagaagccttactcctgctctgactgtggatcGAGTTTCTCCCAATATGGCCACTTAAAatcacaccaacgtatacacaccGGAGAGAAGCCATACTTCTGCGCTGACTGTGGGAATAGCTTCACAACATCAAGGGCTCTGACAATTCACCAGAGAgtgcacacaggagagaagccttatttcTGCTCtgattgtggaaagagtttctcccGATTGGATACCTTAAAAAATCACCAATTAATACATGAAGGacagaagccttactcctgctctgactgtgggaaatgcTTCATTAAATCAGCTAAATTAACCATTCATCAGAGAgtgcacactggagagaagccttacacctgctctgactgtggagaGAGTTTCTCCCGATTGGATGCCTTAAAAAGTCATCAACTAATACATAAAGGACAGAaaccttacgtctgctctgactgtgggaagagtttctctcaactggGCAACTTAAAAACCCACCAACGTATACACTCAGGAGAGAAGCCATTCTCCTGTTCTGACTGTGGGAAGGGATTCTCCGTATCGGGCAACCTAAAAACCCACCAACGTATACATAAAGGAGAGAAGCCATTCTCCTGCtctgattgtgggaagagtttctccaTGTCAGGCAACTTAAAAACCCACCTACGTATCCataaaggagagaagccttactcctgctctgactgtggtaaatgcttcaaaacatcagctGAGGTAAATGTTcattggagaacacacacaggagagaagccttaccactgtgaCTGTGGGAAAAGTTTCTCCAGGTTGAATACCTTAAAAACccaccaacgtatacacacaggcgAAAAGCCATTCTCCTGCTCTgtctgtgggaagagtttctctgTATCATGCAACCTAAAAACccaccaacgtatacacacaggagagaagccattctcctgctctgactgtgggaagagtttctccaTATCGGGCAACCTAAAAACCCACCAATGTATACATAAAGGAGAGAAGCCTCACTCCTGCTCTGATCGTGGTAAATGCTGA
- the LOC120051555 gene encoding zinc finger protein 239-like isoform X2 yields MQRGENLYSCTACEKSFTTSRDLTVPEHTGEKPYSCTDCGKCFNRSSKLTIHQRVHTGEKPYSCSDCGSSFSQYGHLKSHQRIHTGEKPYFCADCGNSFTTSRALTIHQRVHTGEKPYFCSDCGKSFSRLDTLKNHQLIHEGQKPYSCSDCGKCFIKSAKLTIHQRVHTGEKPYTCSDCGESFSRLDALKSHQLIHKGQKPYVCSDCGKSFSQLGNLKTHQRIHSGEKPFSCSDCGKGFSVSGNLKTHQRIHKGEKPFSCSDCGKSFSMSGNLKTHLRIHKGEKPYSCSDCGKCFKTSAELAGVFTDIFHLSLYQSVVPTLLQDVHCCSCSQKSEDPRTAESSLYCTPPNPT; encoded by the exons atGCAAAGAGGAGAGAATCTGTATTCCTGCACTGCCTGTGAGAAGAGCTTCACAACATCAAGGGATCTGACAGTTCCAGAGCACACTGGAGAAAAGCCTTACTCCTGCACCGACTGTGGGAAATGCTTCAATAGATCATCTAAATTAACCATTCATCAGAGAGTGCACacgggagagaagccttactcctgctctgactgtggatcGAGTTTCTCCCAATATGGCCACTTAAAatcacaccaacgtatacacaccGGAGAGAAGCCATACTTCTGCGCTGACTGTGGGAATAGCTTCACAACATCAAGGGCTCTGACAATTCACCAGAGAgtgcacacaggagagaagccttatttcTGCTCtgattgtggaaagagtttctcccGATTGGATACCTTAAAAAATCACCAATTAATACATGAAGGacagaagccttactcctgctctgactgtgggaaatgcTTCATTAAATCAGCTAAATTAACCATTCATCAGAGAgtgcacactggagagaagccttacacctgctctgactgtggagaGAGTTTCTCCCGATTGGATGCCTTAAAAAGTCATCAACTAATACATAAAGGACAGAaaccttacgtctgctctgactgtgggaagagtttctctcaactggGCAACTTAAAAACCCACCAACGTATACACTCAGGAGAGAAGCCATTCTCCTGTTCTGACTGTGGGAAGGGATTCTCCGTATCGGGCAACCTAAAAACCCACCAACGTATACATAAAGGAGAGAAGCCATTCTCCTGCtctgattgtgggaagagtttctccaTGTCAGGCAACTTAAAAACCCACCTACGTATCCataaaggagagaagccttactcctgctctgactgtggtaaatgcttcaaaacatcagctGAG ctggctggagtgtttacggacatattccaTCTCTCCCTATACCAATCTGTTGTACCCActttgcttcaagatgtccactgtTGTTCCTGTAGCCAaaaaagcgaag atccacggacggCAGAGTCGTCATTGTACTGCACACCGCCCAATCCCAcctga